The following proteins are encoded in a genomic region of Desulfosporosinus youngiae DSM 17734:
- a CDS encoding HD domain-containing protein — MKWEFIKDMQRIFTLLDSIEKQRSERDYPIMWEKVHAVSCAQIGRMLAEKRGADIEQAGLACALHDIGRWITGRQHDHAPKGEDAVRRFLAEKQGTDEEKEQIVQAVINHSKKDEIGTLLEEIVKDADILDCHWYGEGIMKPFHIARLKKALAELQIHNPEVLNK, encoded by the coding sequence ATGAAATGGGAATTTATCAAGGATATGCAAAGGATTTTTACATTATTGGATAGTATTGAAAAGCAAAGAAGTGAGCGTGATTATCCGATCATGTGGGAAAAAGTTCATGCGGTGAGCTGTGCTCAGATTGGCCGCATGCTTGCGGAAAAAAGAGGAGCGGATATTGAACAGGCTGGATTAGCATGTGCTTTACATGATATCGGCCGGTGGATCACGGGACGACAGCATGACCATGCGCCAAAAGGTGAAGACGCAGTAAGACGTTTCTTAGCCGAAAAACAAGGTACAGATGAAGAAAAAGAACAGATTGTCCAAGCGGTTATAAACCATTCTAAAAAGGATGAGATTGGAACGTTGCTTGAAGAAATTGTAAAAGATGCTGACATCTTAGATTGTCATTGGTACGGAGAAGGTATTATGAAACCATTTCATATAGCCAGACTGAAGAAGGCTTTAGCGGAACTGCAGATCCATAATCCTGAAGTGCTTAACAAGTAA
- a CDS encoding thioesterase family protein produces MTLNVGIKGQAQTTVTVSNTAKAMGSGQLEVFATPAMVALMEQAAVNALELPQGQSSVGTSITIKHTAATPLGAKVFATAELLEIDRRRLVFQVEACDEAGQIGIGNHERFIIDIEPFLAKTQNRKQES; encoded by the coding sequence GTGACGTTAAATGTTGGAATAAAAGGACAGGCGCAAACGACCGTCACTGTCTCAAATACGGCCAAGGCCATGGGCAGTGGACAACTTGAAGTTTTCGCGACGCCTGCAATGGTAGCGCTTATGGAACAAGCTGCTGTGAATGCTTTAGAATTACCGCAAGGTCAATCTAGTGTAGGGACTTCAATAACTATAAAACATACCGCGGCTACGCCTCTGGGTGCTAAAGTCTTCGCAACGGCAGAACTACTTGAAATAGACCGCCGCCGGCTAGTTTTTCAGGTAGAAGCATGCGATGAAGCCGGGCAGATCGGTATAGGAAATCATGAGCGTTTTATCATCGATATTGAACCTTTCCTTGCTAAAACCCAAAATCGTAAACAGGAGTCTTAG
- a CDS encoding CBS domain-containing protein → MKVRDVMTQQVDWVAPTASIAEIARLMKNKDVGSIPICEDKKVIGMITDRDIVLKVIADGLNWESKTAKDIMNSQVITVTADQDVHEAAHLMSEYQIRRLPVVEQGKLVGIVALGDLAIEKIHINEAGDALSDISQGARH, encoded by the coding sequence ATGAAAGTTCGTGACGTTATGACTCAGCAGGTTGATTGGGTTGCTCCAACTGCTTCAATAGCAGAAATCGCGCGGTTAATGAAGAACAAAGATGTCGGTTCAATCCCTATTTGTGAAGACAAAAAGGTTATTGGAATGATCACAGACAGAGATATCGTTTTAAAAGTTATCGCAGATGGTTTAAACTGGGAAAGCAAAACGGCTAAAGATATTATGAATTCCCAGGTTATCACAGTAACGGCTGATCAGGATGTTCATGAGGCTGCTCATTTAATGTCAGAGTACCAAATCCGCAGATTGCCGGTCGTGGAACAGGGCAAACTAGTTGGTATTGTAGCCTTAGGAGATTTGGCGATTGAAAAGATTCATATTAATGAAGCCGGTGATGCACTAAGCGATATTTCGCAAGGGGCCCGTCATTAA
- a CDS encoding sensor domain-containing diguanylate cyclase, producing the protein MSSDHKTDPEDTSKLLQRIKVLENQLEEIRLQTNVLLDIARALNASLDPKVIATNIISAIACLISIDQASVCLFNEKTQTFEVIGVFDSRTISPQIPSNLDLSFLSQVLSNGVTYYCPPGNRTQNWEWICCLPLQNAQHKTGTINIHSIRQPEITPEQMRFLETVAGHATSALENALLYAIVERESITDGLTGVYNHRYFQKRLREYISLCQRHKRSVTFGLLMIDVDNFKHFNDRYGHQFGDTVLKTIVRELRNNLREEDLIARYGGEEFVILIPEATEKIVLFISEKIRQVVEKTQVLNPATDSYVSVTISIGVTLWHPSDSPSIVISRADQALYQAKTTGRNQSIYK; encoded by the coding sequence ATGTCAAGTGATCACAAAACTGATCCAGAAGACACTTCCAAATTACTGCAAAGAATAAAAGTATTAGAAAACCAATTAGAGGAAATACGTTTACAGACAAACGTTCTTTTAGACATTGCACGTGCTCTTAATGCTTCTCTTGATCCAAAGGTAATAGCCACCAATATTATAAGCGCCATTGCCTGCCTAATTAGTATTGATCAAGCAAGCGTTTGCCTTTTCAATGAGAAAACCCAAACGTTTGAGGTTATAGGAGTCTTCGACTCACGCACCATCTCACCTCAGATACCTTCAAATCTTGATTTGTCTTTTCTTTCTCAAGTATTATCAAACGGTGTGACCTATTATTGTCCACCCGGAAATAGAACACAAAATTGGGAATGGATCTGTTGTCTGCCTCTTCAGAATGCCCAACACAAAACAGGTACCATTAACATTCACTCTATTCGCCAGCCGGAAATCACTCCTGAACAAATGAGATTCTTAGAAACTGTAGCCGGTCACGCCACTTCAGCGTTGGAAAACGCCCTTCTTTACGCTATAGTAGAACGCGAATCAATCACGGATGGATTAACGGGTGTCTATAATCATCGTTACTTCCAAAAGCGTTTGCGCGAATACATATCCCTCTGCCAACGTCATAAGCGGTCAGTAACCTTTGGCTTACTTATGATTGATGTTGACAATTTCAAACACTTTAACGATCGTTATGGACATCAATTTGGGGACACCGTCCTTAAAACGATTGTCCGGGAGCTTCGCAATAATTTAAGAGAAGAAGACCTCATTGCCCGATATGGAGGGGAAGAATTTGTCATTCTTATCCCGGAAGCTACTGAAAAAATCGTATTATTTATCAGTGAAAAAATACGGCAAGTTGTGGAAAAAACCCAAGTACTGAACCCAGCGACGGACAGTTATGTATCTGTCACTATAAGTATCGGAGTGACTCTTTGGCATCCCTCCGATTCACCCTCTATTGTGATTTCAAGAGCAGATCAGGCTCTTTACCAGGCCAAAACAACAGGACGTAATCAAAGTATCTATAAGTAA
- a CDS encoding MFS transporter, producing the protein MNPKQPIEYSTIGILSLAHMLNDMYSNYLPQMLPFLVAATSLSATRAAILVSAFTISSSFIQPIFGYFLDRQGKRWLVHVGTLWMAIMLSLTGLVSNYFLLVLLAGLAGLGTAAFHPQASTMITAVSGNRKAVLLSAFIAFGNMGFALSPLLLVPLFQTYGLRATVYTVIPGILVALLLFFFAPKNTVLSGAPPTLTDVLRSLKNARTELLAITSVIAIRALAYTGLLTILPLYFHAQNLSSIASSHLVFIMLFSGAIGGILGGYISDRYGRKLLIVSSLVLATPLFFGFTHTQGTLSVVFLALAGASLLSSFSVTVVAAQEAIPNNKSLAAGLTMGFAGGIGGLMVILIGRIADLHGLSTAISVLFFLPLAAGTTALFMKKRPTAKSERVTAP; encoded by the coding sequence ATGAATCCTAAGCAACCTATAGAGTATTCAACGATCGGCATACTGTCCTTGGCTCATATGCTAAACGACATGTACAGCAACTATCTGCCGCAAATGCTCCCGTTTCTTGTAGCCGCCACATCCCTAAGTGCCACTAGAGCAGCAATCTTAGTTTCTGCTTTTACTATAAGTTCATCCTTCATCCAACCAATCTTTGGCTACTTCCTCGACAGGCAGGGAAAACGTTGGTTGGTCCATGTGGGCACACTATGGATGGCGATCATGCTCAGCTTGACAGGTCTTGTCAGTAACTATTTTCTTCTGGTACTCCTGGCCGGTTTAGCCGGTCTTGGAACTGCCGCTTTTCATCCTCAGGCATCAACCATGATTACTGCTGTAAGCGGCAACCGAAAAGCGGTTCTCCTATCTGCTTTTATCGCTTTTGGAAATATGGGTTTTGCACTTAGCCCGCTTCTGCTCGTTCCCTTATTTCAAACCTATGGGCTTAGAGCCACTGTTTACACAGTTATCCCCGGAATTCTCGTCGCCTTGCTGCTCTTTTTCTTTGCCCCTAAAAATACTGTGCTTAGCGGAGCCCCCCCGACCTTAACTGACGTATTACGTTCTTTGAAAAATGCTCGCACTGAACTGCTGGCAATTACCAGCGTCATTGCAATTCGTGCTTTAGCCTATACCGGATTGTTAACCATCCTTCCTTTATACTTTCATGCCCAAAATCTTTCTTCCATCGCTTCAAGTCATTTGGTCTTTATCATGCTCTTCTCCGGAGCAATCGGCGGAATTCTAGGTGGATATATATCCGATCGTTATGGTCGTAAACTATTGATCGTAAGTTCACTGGTCTTGGCTACCCCTCTATTTTTTGGTTTCACACACACTCAGGGCACTCTAAGTGTTGTTTTCTTAGCCCTTGCAGGCGCTTCTCTATTGTCCAGCTTTTCGGTAACCGTTGTTGCAGCACAGGAAGCAATTCCTAACAATAAGTCTTTAGCAGCTGGATTGACAATGGGGTTTGCCGGAGGAATCGGAGGCCTGATGGTCATTTTAATCGGTCGCATAGCAGATCTGCATGGTTTATCTACGGCAATTTCCGTACTGTTCTTTCTCCCCCTGGCAGCAGGTACTACCGCCTTATTCATGAAAAAACGCCCTACGGCAAAATCAGAACGAGTAACCGCACCATAA
- a CDS encoding PRC-barrel domain-containing protein, whose product MKPTNEIIGLRVISISDGTQVGVIKDLVLNQQSKSLDFLIIDQPSDYFGAKVIPYSDILGLGEFAITIPHQQVIQDVAQNTEVQHLLKQDIRVIGTRVLTKKGQLIGEVKEIIIDEETGLIASCLFESEGQMKEIDKDKIITLGKELLIIEGEPSPTNHESLEFSNEPLIQAESQIQTLDNVEDIAETAESAAEKEADFNLFEQRQLQYFIGKKVDKDIVLDNNDILHAGESITPEMVANITTRSTLMEVTSHLRKS is encoded by the coding sequence ATGAAGCCGACAAACGAAATTATTGGTTTACGAGTTATTAGTATCTCAGATGGGACACAAGTTGGGGTTATAAAGGATCTGGTTCTTAATCAGCAGAGTAAATCTCTGGATTTTTTGATTATTGATCAGCCATCTGATTATTTTGGAGCAAAAGTTATCCCCTATTCGGATATTTTGGGCCTTGGGGAGTTTGCAATTACGATCCCCCATCAGCAGGTAATTCAAGATGTTGCTCAAAATACCGAGGTGCAACATCTCCTAAAGCAAGATATCCGCGTAATAGGAACTAGAGTTTTGACTAAAAAGGGTCAACTTATTGGAGAAGTAAAAGAGATCATTATTGATGAAGAGACGGGTCTTATTGCATCGTGTCTTTTTGAATCAGAGGGACAGATGAAGGAAATTGATAAAGACAAAATCATTACCTTAGGTAAAGAATTACTGATCATTGAAGGGGAACCTTCGCCTACAAATCATGAGAGCCTAGAATTCAGCAATGAACCACTAATTCAAGCTGAATCTCAAATTCAGACCTTAGACAACGTTGAGGATATTGCTGAAACGGCAGAATCTGCTGCGGAAAAAGAAGCTGATTTTAACTTGTTTGAGCAGCGCCAACTCCAATATTTCATTGGCAAAAAGGTTGATAAGGACATTGTCTTGGACAATAATGATATTTTACATGCTGGTGAAAGTATTACACCTGAAATGGTTGCAAATATTACGACCAGAAGCACATTAATGGAAGTAACTTCTCATTTGCGAAAAAGCTGA
- a CDS encoding demethylmenaquinone methyltransferase — protein MDFAGKDKATYVKETFNAIAARYDLMNSLMSLGMDKRWRRLAVKEVGAKPGMHILDVCCGTGQLSMELGRAVAPEGSVTGLDFSQKMLEVAEKSLLQTSNPGHIRFIQGNAMELPFSDNSFDGVTVGWGLRNLPDLRQGLREMVRNVKPGGKVVSLDMAKPSLFGFKQAYWLYFEKLIPLMGKVWAKKASAYQYLHDSAREFPAQEELVKLFAECGLQDAHFTNLAGGVVAIVSGTKPRD, from the coding sequence ATGGATTTTGCAGGGAAAGATAAAGCAACTTATGTAAAAGAGACGTTTAATGCAATAGCAGCGCGTTATGACTTAATGAATAGTTTAATGAGTCTGGGAATGGATAAGCGATGGCGGCGCCTGGCGGTTAAGGAAGTCGGTGCAAAGCCTGGCATGCATATTCTTGATGTTTGCTGTGGGACAGGCCAGCTTTCTATGGAATTAGGAAGGGCAGTCGCTCCTGAAGGAAGCGTGACAGGTTTGGACTTTTCGCAAAAAATGTTGGAGGTTGCCGAGAAATCATTGCTTCAAACCTCGAATCCCGGACATATTCGATTTATTCAAGGAAATGCCATGGAACTTCCTTTTTCGGATAATTCCTTTGACGGTGTGACTGTGGGGTGGGGATTGAGAAATCTGCCGGATTTGCGTCAGGGTTTACGGGAAATGGTAAGGAATGTTAAGCCGGGAGGAAAAGTCGTATCACTGGATATGGCTAAACCATCACTTTTCGGTTTTAAACAAGCCTATTGGTTATATTTCGAAAAGCTTATTCCCTTAATGGGTAAAGTATGGGCCAAGAAGGCTAGTGCCTATCAATATCTTCATGACTCAGCCCGAGAGTTTCCGGCTCAGGAAGAATTAGTCAAACTATTTGCGGAATGTGGACTCCAGGATGCTCATTTTACGAATTTGGCCGGTGGTGTTGTAGCCATCGTTTCAGGAACAAAACCACGTGATTAG
- a CDS encoding PadR family transcriptional regulator, whose translation MNRSKQSRHTNAFILLLLEESESAYGAQILSRLQADLPFCLTDSPSVYRALQEMEDKSWVKSSWIAPKTGAPRKWYSITPQGRMALHDYAKDITQRQANFNYFLEHYGRLMQK comes from the coding sequence TTGAATCGATCTAAACAAAGCCGTCATACGAATGCCTTTATTCTTCTCCTTTTAGAAGAGTCGGAATCTGCTTACGGTGCCCAGATTCTCTCACGCTTACAGGCAGATTTGCCCTTTTGCTTAACAGATAGCCCCAGTGTTTATCGTGCTCTTCAAGAAATGGAAGACAAGAGTTGGGTGAAATCGAGTTGGATAGCTCCAAAGACCGGTGCTCCTCGCAAATGGTATTCTATCACGCCCCAAGGGCGGATGGCACTCCATGATTACGCTAAAGACATTACTCAACGTCAAGCCAACTTTAACTACTTTCTTGAGCATTATGGTCGTTTAATGCAAAAATGA
- a CDS encoding zinc-ribbon domain containing protein, which yields MAQDKYLTCRDCGQEFVFSAGEQDFYAEKGFENEPTRCPACRQARKQQSGGGRSNYGGFSRSPREMYPAVCASCGVQTEVPFQPSGEKPVYCRDCFQSMRRY from the coding sequence ATGGCTCAAGACAAATATCTAACATGCCGGGATTGTGGTCAGGAATTTGTTTTTTCTGCAGGTGAACAGGATTTCTACGCTGAAAAAGGATTTGAAAACGAACCAACCCGCTGCCCTGCTTGTCGTCAGGCTCGTAAGCAACAATCAGGTGGCGGTCGCAGTAATTACGGCGGTTTTAGCCGTTCACCCCGTGAAATGTACCCGGCAGTCTGCGCAAGTTGCGGAGTACAAACGGAAGTTCCTTTCCAACCATCTGGAGAAAAACCCGTATACTGTCGGGATTGCTTCCAATCCATGCGCCGTTACTAA
- a CDS encoding YczE/YyaS/YitT family protein: MSRIIQKLIRLFMGLFLYAIGIVLTINANLGLSPWDVFHQGITFLFGITMGQATIAVGILIIIISSVLGERLGWGTLFNMFFIGYFMDLIMLNHLIPISNNAVSGLMMMFLGMIIIGIASYFYIGAGIGSGPRDGLMIALTKKTHKSVRFIRNSLEINALLIGYLLGGYAGLGTLIMSIALGYIMQFEFKLLKFDINSIQHRFIDDDVRLLREKLYNKGETRGRSF; encoded by the coding sequence ATGTCTCGGATCATTCAAAAACTTATCCGTTTATTTATGGGTCTTTTTTTGTATGCTATAGGTATAGTATTGACGATAAATGCTAACCTCGGTCTATCCCCATGGGATGTCTTTCATCAAGGAATTACCTTTTTGTTTGGCATAACAATGGGGCAGGCAACCATAGCAGTGGGAATTCTTATAATAATCATCAGTTCAGTCCTGGGAGAACGGCTGGGATGGGGAACGTTATTCAATATGTTCTTTATTGGGTACTTTATGGATCTGATCATGCTCAATCACCTGATCCCAATCTCGAATAATGCCGTATCCGGCCTGATGATGATGTTTTTGGGAATGATTATTATAGGCATTGCTAGTTATTTCTATATTGGCGCAGGAATAGGTTCCGGCCCGCGGGATGGGTTAATGATTGCCTTGACCAAAAAGACTCACAAATCAGTTCGGTTCATCAGAAATTCCTTAGAAATCAACGCACTTTTAATAGGCTATCTATTAGGTGGGTACGCGGGGTTAGGAACCTTGATTATGTCAATAGCTTTGGGGTATATAATGCAGTTTGAATTTAAACTCCTCAAATTTGATATTAATAGTATCCAGCATAGGTTTATTGATGATGATGTAAGGCTTCTAAGGGAGAAGTTATACAACAAAGGTGAGACAAGGGGGCGGTCTTTTTGA
- a CDS encoding Crp/Fnr family transcriptional regulator, translating into MLTAEDLLRFSLFSSLSSDDVAPLLPHLVERHYRRGQLLFVEGEIGSSVYFVLSGQVKLSKSTLTGEKQIFDWCGPYECFAEVLLLESGSYPATAEVLKDSTLLVLNNELMPQILEANPALSVALIRTLSRRLRLAQEFIRILTNRSTTGILAALFLRLAQPATTPGQPIFVDASLTHRDLASMIGTSRECVNRAINGWKRSGIIKLVDNRLEIIKPYELAEWP; encoded by the coding sequence GTGCTTACCGCTGAAGACCTTCTCCGATTTTCTCTGTTTTCATCCTTAAGCTCTGATGATGTTGCCCCTCTTCTTCCACATTTAGTAGAGCGTCATTATCGTCGCGGACAGCTGCTATTTGTCGAAGGCGAGATTGGTTCATCTGTATATTTTGTCCTTTCCGGGCAAGTAAAACTAAGCAAATCAACCTTGACAGGTGAAAAGCAAATTTTCGACTGGTGTGGTCCGTATGAGTGTTTTGCTGAGGTTCTTCTTCTTGAATCCGGTTCATATCCCGCAACAGCTGAGGTACTCAAAGACAGCACCCTGTTAGTCCTTAACAATGAACTAATGCCACAAATTTTAGAAGCCAATCCTGCACTCTCTGTAGCACTGATCCGTACGCTGAGCCGACGTTTAAGACTTGCGCAAGAGTTCATACGAATCTTAACCAACCGATCTACTACCGGAATTCTTGCAGCACTTTTCCTTCGTCTGGCGCAACCGGCTACAACTCCCGGGCAGCCGATTTTCGTTGACGCTTCTCTGACACATCGTGATTTAGCCAGTATGATCGGCACATCAAGGGAATGTGTCAACCGGGCTATTAATGGCTGGAAACGATCAGGGATCATAAAGCTGGTTGACAATCGGTTAGAAATTATCAAACCCTATGAACTTGCTGAATGGCCTTAA
- a CDS encoding TetR/AcrR family transcriptional regulator, whose protein sequence is MSKPREEKYHAILDAATEAFALYGYFTCQVSKIAKLAGVADGTIYLYFKNKEDILVSLFSDRMGKFIQEILHSVVQYQTTQEKLLCIIRTHFRYLQENRSLAIVTQIELRQSDPKIREAISGPLRDYFHLIEQVLAEGIEREEIVLADVKVGRQMFFGTLDAVISDWVSSKKPRPLEGIEDLVFDLMRGAFRIKE, encoded by the coding sequence ATGAGTAAGCCCCGTGAAGAAAAATATCACGCAATTTTAGATGCTGCCACGGAGGCTTTTGCATTATATGGCTATTTCACTTGCCAAGTCTCTAAAATTGCAAAATTAGCCGGCGTTGCTGATGGAACGATTTATTTGTATTTCAAGAATAAGGAAGATATTTTGGTAAGCCTTTTTTCAGATCGAATGGGAAAATTCATTCAGGAAATTCTTCATTCAGTTGTGCAGTATCAGACAACTCAAGAAAAATTATTATGTATAATTCGAACTCATTTCAGATATCTACAGGAAAATCGTTCTCTGGCCATAGTTACTCAGATTGAGCTTAGACAGTCCGACCCAAAAATCAGAGAGGCTATTTCCGGGCCTTTGCGAGACTACTTTCATTTGATAGAGCAGGTTCTCGCTGAAGGGATTGAGAGAGAAGAAATTGTCTTAGCGGACGTAAAAGTAGGCCGCCAGATGTTTTTCGGAACTCTGGATGCTGTGATCAGTGATTGGGTGAGTTCTAAGAAGCCACGTCCACTAGAGGGGATAGAAGACTTAGTTTTCGATCTAATGCGCGGAGCCTTTAGAATTAAAGAGTGA
- a CDS encoding YigZ family protein has protein sequence MEGFNTLSGIITGEQVIDKSRFICIGIPLSSLEEIEKAMLKIRDDYPNARHYVYAYRLHNGFIEKSSDDGEPQGTGGRPIMDILQHRNIWNVLVVVVRYFGGILLGTGGLSRAYGGTARQVINETELKTLTLYQIYALRVPYQWYETLKYQFDQHTWIIQEEDFSDVIKLTVHVPEQETGLFEKWINDFTRKQVQFEALGVVWR, from the coding sequence GTGGAAGGGTTTAATACACTCTCTGGGATTATAACCGGAGAACAAGTGATTGATAAATCTCGCTTTATTTGTATTGGCATTCCCCTCTCATCCCTGGAGGAAATTGAAAAGGCTATGCTGAAGATTCGCGATGACTATCCCAATGCCCGTCATTATGTTTACGCATACCGACTGCACAATGGATTTATTGAGAAATCCTCCGATGACGGTGAACCTCAAGGGACGGGTGGCCGCCCGATTATGGATATTCTACAACATCGGAATATTTGGAACGTTTTAGTAGTGGTTGTAAGATATTTTGGCGGTATCCTTTTAGGAACGGGGGGACTATCCAGAGCGTATGGCGGGACTGCCCGGCAAGTTATTAATGAGACAGAATTAAAAACGTTAACTCTTTATCAGATCTATGCCCTTCGTGTGCCCTATCAATGGTACGAAACGCTTAAATATCAATTTGACCAACATACTTGGATCATTCAAGAAGAAGATTTCAGTGATGTGATTAAGCTTACTGTTCATGTCCCTGAACAAGAAACCGGTTTATTCGAAAAATGGATCAATGACTTCACCAGAAAACAAGTTCAATTTGAGGCGCTGGGGGTTGTCTGGAGGTAG
- a CDS encoding late competence development ComFB family protein: protein MYELKNHTEVVVQQALETYLRDNILSCTCKRCQADIMALALNRLPARYYVSSRGEIMTQCEAQGLPDQARVMADVVRAAQQVSTNPSHPLDNP from the coding sequence ATGTATGAGCTTAAAAACCACACGGAAGTCGTTGTTCAACAAGCACTGGAAACCTACCTCCGTGACAACATTCTAAGTTGCACATGCAAGCGCTGTCAGGCCGACATTATGGCACTCGCTTTGAATCGCCTACCAGCACGATATTATGTTTCAAGCCGTGGAGAGATCATGACGCAATGTGAGGCCCAAGGCCTTCCGGACCAAGCCCGAGTTATGGCAGATGTCGTCCGTGCGGCACAGCAAGTTAGTACAAATCCCTCTCACCCACTCGATAATCCTTAA